A DNA window from Megalobrama amblycephala isolate DHTTF-2021 linkage group LG11, ASM1881202v1, whole genome shotgun sequence contains the following coding sequences:
- the psmc1b gene encoding LOW QUALITY PROTEIN: proteasome 26S subunit, ATPase 1b (The sequence of the model RefSeq protein was modified relative to this genomic sequence to represent the inferred CDS: deleted 1 base in 1 codon) — MINLSSLAKGETPDVNEQTRFGLSRLLSYQSIRSGVYCERQAVVKMGQSQSGGHGPGGGKKDDKDKKKKYEPPIPTRVGKRKRKSKGPDAASKLPLVTPHTQCRLKLLKQERIKDYLLMEEEFIRNQEQMKPLEEKQEEERSKVDDLRGTPMSVGTLEEIIDDNHAIVSTSVGSEHYVSILSFVDKDLLEPGCSVLLNHKVHAVIGVLMDDTDPLVTVMKVEKAPQETYADIGGLDGQIQEIKESVELPLTHPEYYEEMGIKPPKGVILYGAPGTGKTLLAKAVANQTSATFLRVVGSELIQKYLGDGPKLVRELFRVAEEHAPSIVFIDEIDAIGTKRYDSNSGGEREIQRTMLELLNQLDGFDSRGDVKVIMATNRIETLDPALIRPGRIDRKIEFPLPDEKTKRRIFQIHTSRMTVAEDVNLDDLILAKDDLSGADIKAICTEAGLMALRERRMKVTNEDFKKSKENVLYKKQEGTPEGLYL, encoded by the exons ATGATAAATTTGAGTTCTCTTGCTAAAGGCGAGACACCCGACGTGAATGAACAAACGCGTTTCGGTCTTTCACGTCTTTTGTCCTATCAGTCTATCCGTAGTGGCGTTTATTGTGAGCGACAAGCGGTGGTGAAGATG GGCCAGAGTCAGAGCGGAGGACACGGACCGGGAGGTGGAAAGAAAGATGATAAG GATAAGAAGAAGAAATATGAGCCGCCCATTCCAACTAGAGTGGgcaagaggaagaggaagtcCAAGGGCCCTGATGCTGCTAGCAAACTGCCTTTAG TCACCCCTCACACACAGTGCAGACTGAAGCTCTTGAAGCAGGAGAGAATTAAAGATTACCTGCTGATGGAAGAGGAGTTCATCAGAAACCAGGAGCAGATGAAACCTCTTGAGGAGAAACAGGAG GAGGAGAGGTCAAAGGTCGATGACCTCAGGGGGACCCCTATGTCTGTGGGGACCCTGGAGGAGATAATTGATGACAATCATGCCATTGTCTCCACGTCTGTGGGCTCA GAGCATTATGTCAGCATTCTCTCGTTTGTTGACAAAGATCTGCTGGAGCCCGGCTGTTCCGTCTTGCTCAATCACAAG GTCCATGCTGTCATCGGGGTGCTGATGGACGACACAGACCCTCTTGTTACAGTCATGAAGGTGGAGAAGGCTCCGCAAGAGACCTATGCGGACATCGGTGGACTGGACGGTCAGATACAAGAAATTAAG GAGTCAGTGGAGCTTCCGCTGACCCATCCAGAGTATTATGAGGAAATGGGGATAAAGCCTCCCAAAGGGGTCATTCTCTACGGCGCTCCTGGAACAG GTAAAACCCTCCTTGCAAAAGCGGTGGCCAATCAGACGTCTGCAACATTTTTGCGTGTTGTTGGTTCAGAGCTGATTCAGAAGTATCTCGGCGACGGCCCTAAATTAGTGCGTGAGCTCTTCAGGGTGGCCGAGGAACACGCACCTTCTATCGTCTTCATCGATGAGATTGACGCTATTGGAACTAAGAG ATACGACTCAAACTCAGGAGGTGAGCGTGAAATTCAGAGAACCATGTTGGAACTGCTAAACCAGCTGGATGGCTTTGATTCACGTGGAGATGTGAAGGTCATTATGGCTACCAACAGAATAGAGACCCTTGATCCTGCTCTTATTCGACCGG GTCGCATCGACCGTAAGATTGAGTTCCCGTTACCAGATGAGAAAACCAAGAGAAGGATATTCCAGATTCACACCAGCAGAATGACCGTGGCCGAGGACGTGAACTTGGACGACCTCATTCTAGCTAAAGACGACCTTTCAGGAGCTGATATTAAG GCCATCTGTACAGAAGCAGGGCTCATGGCCCTCAGAGAACGCAGGATGAAGGTCACCAACGAGGACTTCAAGAAGtctaaagaaaatgttttgtataaGAAGCAAGAGGGCACACCAGAAGGCCTCTATCTCTGA